One stretch of Dokdonia sp. Hel_I_53 DNA includes these proteins:
- the rbfA gene encoding 30S ribosome-binding factor RbfA: protein MESNRQKKVAGVLQKDLAEVLQNALRNSGKGGVIVSVSKVKVPTDLSMAKVYISVFPNDKATDILTEINQVKSTIRHEISQRTRHQLRRMPELQFFIDDTLEYLDGIERSLKREENPLEDPSLLPRRKKS, encoded by the coding sequence ATGGAATCAAATAGACAGAAAAAAGTGGCTGGTGTTCTTCAAAAGGACCTTGCCGAAGTATTACAAAATGCATTGAGAAATAGTGGAAAAGGAGGTGTTATTGTTTCTGTTTCAAAGGTAAAAGTCCCTACAGACTTGTCTATGGCTAAAGTGTATATAAGCGTTTTTCCTAATGATAAAGCTACAGACATTCTTACTGAAATTAATCAAGTAAAATCAACAATACGTCACGAAATTTCACAACGTACGCGTCATCAATTAAGGCGCATGCCGGAGTTACAGTTTTTTATAGATGATACGTTAGAATATCTTGACGGAATTGAGCGGTCTCTTAAGAGAGAAGAAAATCCGCTAGAAGATCCAAGTTTACTTCCTCGTCGTAAAAAATCGTAA
- the mce gene encoding methylmalonyl-CoA epimerase, which produces MNKIEHIGIAVKDLDVSNNLYTQLLGILPYKMEVVESERVNTSFFKTGPNKIELLQATDENSAIAKFIAKRGEGVHHIAFAVDDIVAEMNRLRDKGFILLNEKPKKGADNKLVAFVHPKSSNGVLIELCQEIDNKD; this is translated from the coding sequence ATGAATAAAATAGAACACATTGGTATTGCTGTTAAAGATCTAGACGTAAGCAATAATTTATATACACAACTACTAGGTATATTGCCGTATAAAATGGAAGTGGTTGAATCTGAAAGAGTCAATACTTCTTTTTTTAAAACAGGACCTAATAAGATTGAGTTGCTCCAAGCGACAGATGAAAATAGCGCGATTGCAAAGTTTATTGCAAAGAGGGGAGAGGGAGTTCATCATATCGCTTTTGCCGTAGATGATATTGTTGCAGAAATGAACCGTTTAAGAGACAAAGGATTTATTTTACTTAATGAAAAACCTAAGAAAGGGGCTGATAATAAGCTAGTCGCATTTGTACATCCTAAATCTTCTAATGGTGTACTTATAGAGTTGTGTCAAGAAATTGACAATAAAGACTAA
- a CDS encoding riboflavin synthase, giving the protein MFTGIIEDLATVISINKEQENLHYTIKSSITAELKIDQSVAHNGVCLTVVAIDGSNYVVTAIKETLEKTNLIDLNKGDVINLERAMKLGARLDGHIVQGHVDQVGICVAKVNEEGSWRFTFEYDTALENVTIEKGSITVNGTSLTVVDSKKGSFSVAIIPYTYENTGFKNFEVGTRVNLEFDVIGKYVKRLTAGY; this is encoded by the coding sequence ATGTTTACAGGCATTATAGAAGATCTAGCAACGGTGATTTCAATTAATAAGGAACAAGAAAATTTGCACTATACAATTAAAAGTTCAATCACCGCAGAGCTCAAAATTGATCAAAGTGTTGCACATAATGGTGTCTGCCTAACCGTAGTAGCCATTGATGGATCTAATTATGTGGTTACAGCTATTAAAGAAACTTTAGAAAAGACTAACCTCATAGATCTAAATAAAGGAGATGTCATCAATCTAGAAAGAGCTATGAAACTAGGCGCAAGACTAGATGGACATATCGTACAGGGTCATGTAGACCAAGTAGGTATCTGTGTAGCAAAAGTTAATGAGGAAGGAAGCTGGAGGTTTACTTTTGAATATGATACTGCTCTAGAAAATGTGACCATTGAAAAAGGATCTATCACTGTGAATGGAACAAGTCTCACAGTAGTAGACTCAAAAAAAGGTTCTTTTAGTGTTGCTATAATTCCCTATACATATGAGAACACTGGCTTTAAGAATTTTGAAGTGGGCACGAGGGTAAACCTAGAATTTGACGTAATAGGTAAATATGTAAAACGACTTACAGCTGGCTATTAG
- the pdxA gene encoding 4-hydroxythreonine-4-phosphate dehydrogenase PdxA yields MKKEQKVRVGISIGDLNGIGTEVVMKTFSDPLMLDFCVPVIFASAKTLNYVKKQLGMQLDFYGIDAFAKAAENKINVYNLWKESVTINWGEATETSGDYALKSFTAATEALKNGDIDVLVTAPINKSNIQKEDFVFPGHTDYLAQELEGDAMMLMVTDTLKVGLLTDHVAVKDVAEKITPVLIESKIQTLYQTLQQDFGIDRPKIALLGINPHVGDNGVIGDDDDKVLIPTLEKIRSTGRLVYGPYAADSFFGSGNYKNFDAILAAYHDQGLIPFKTLSFGKGVNYTAGLDKIRTSPDHGTAYEIAGKGEADPRSFRQAVFTAINIYKKRLEYKELTKDVLKVSPKRLGRERSGRPHAKKK; encoded by the coding sequence ATGAAGAAGGAGCAAAAAGTAAGGGTGGGAATTTCTATCGGAGATTTAAATGGTATCGGTACAGAAGTGGTAATGAAAACTTTTTCAGATCCCCTTATGCTTGATTTTTGTGTTCCTGTTATTTTTGCTTCGGCTAAGACATTAAACTATGTTAAGAAACAGTTGGGAATGCAGCTGGATTTTTATGGAATAGACGCTTTCGCGAAAGCGGCAGAAAATAAAATTAATGTCTATAATTTATGGAAAGAGTCAGTAACGATAAACTGGGGAGAAGCTACAGAGACTTCTGGGGATTATGCTCTCAAATCTTTTACAGCAGCAACCGAAGCGCTCAAAAATGGTGATATAGATGTTCTAGTAACAGCTCCTATTAATAAATCTAATATTCAAAAAGAAGATTTTGTGTTTCCGGGGCATACAGACTACCTAGCTCAAGAGTTAGAAGGTGATGCAATGATGCTTATGGTCACAGATACACTCAAAGTAGGTTTGCTTACAGACCATGTGGCAGTAAAAGATGTTGCCGAAAAAATTACACCTGTCCTTATTGAAAGTAAGATTCAAACGCTATATCAGACGTTACAGCAAGATTTTGGAATTGATCGACCTAAAATTGCACTATTGGGCATCAATCCTCATGTGGGAGATAATGGCGTAATAGGAGATGATGATGATAAAGTTTTAATACCTACCTTAGAAAAGATACGGAGTACAGGAAGGCTTGTATACGGGCCCTATGCGGCAGATAGTTTTTTTGGTTCTGGAAATTATAAAAATTTTGACGCGATTTTGGCAGCGTATCACGATCAGGGATTAATTCCTTTTAAAACGTTATCTTTTGGAAAAGGAGTAAACTATACTGCAGGATTAGATAAAATACGTACATCCCCAGATCACGGTACCGCATATGAAATAGCTGGAAAAGGGGAGGCAGATCCACGCTCTTTTAGACAAGCGGTATTCACTGCTATAAATATTTATAAAAAACGCTTAGAATATAAAGAGCTCACTAAGGATGTTCTAAAAGTTTCTCCTAAAAGGTTAGGCCGGGAAAGGTCTGGAAGACCACACGCTAAGAAAAAATAA
- a CDS encoding YceD family protein, protein MKGLKPYTIQYVGLKEGEHTFEYTITKSFFDLFEFDDYNESNVSAKLTLTKKSTLMEFDFKVEGTVNVNCDITNEPFDHPVKGEYELVVKFGHEFNDEFEDILILPYGEFEINVAQYIYELIVLSMPNKRVHPGVVDGTLKSDILDKLEELSIPDQEVKEKKEDTDPRWDSLKKLLTDK, encoded by the coding sequence ATGAAAGGATTAAAACCATACACCATACAATACGTAGGTTTAAAAGAAGGAGAGCATACATTTGAATATACGATTACAAAATCGTTCTTTGATCTTTTTGAGTTTGATGACTATAATGAGTCTAATGTAAGTGCAAAACTTACTTTGACAAAGAAGTCAACTTTAATGGAGTTTGACTTTAAAGTTGAAGGAACAGTTAATGTAAATTGCGATATTACAAATGAACCATTTGACCACCCTGTAAAAGGGGAGTATGAGCTTGTTGTAAAATTTGGGCATGAGTTTAATGATGAGTTTGAGGACATATTGATACTTCCTTACGGGGAGTTTGAAATTAATGTAGCTCAATACATTTATGAACTTATAGTATTGTCTATGCCTAACAAAAGGGTTCATCCTGGAGTTGTAGACGGGACTCTTAAATCAGATATTTTGGATAAGCTTGAAGAGTTAAGCATACCAGATCAAGAAGTAAAAGAAAAAAAAGAAGATACAGATCCTAGATGGGATTCTTTAAAAAAACTATTAACAGATAAATAA
- the rpmF gene encoding 50S ribosomal protein L32 codes for MAHPKRKISKTRRDKRRTHYKAAVPQIAVDPTTGEAHLYHRAHWFEGKLYYRGQVVIDKTEEVEA; via the coding sequence ATGGCACATCCTAAAAGAAAAATCTCGAAAACAAGAAGAGATAAAAGAAGAACGCATTACAAGGCTGCTGTACCGCAAATAGCTGTAGATCCTACAACTGGAGAAGCGCACCTTTATCACAGAGCACACTGGTTCGAAGGTAAGTTGTATTACAGAGGGCAAGTAGTGATTGATAAAACTGAAGAAGTAGAGGCATAG
- a CDS encoding beta-ketoacyl-ACP synthase III → MTKISAAITAVGAYVPEYVLTNDILATMVDTNDEWITTRTGIKERRILKEEGQGTSFLAIKAAQDLLNKKNLDPAEIDMVIVATATPDMPVASTAVYTATQIGAVNAFAFDLSAACSSFLYGMSTASSYIESGRYKKVLLIGADKMSSIIDYTDRTTCIIFGDGGGAVLFEPNEEGLGLRDEYLRSDGIGRDFLKIDAGGSILPTSQETLDNKQHTVFQDGKTVFKFAVSNMADVSDKIMKRNNLTGESVDFLIAHQANKRIIDATSRRMELDEDKVLINIHKYGNTTSATLPLLMSDYEKQLKKGDNIIFAAFGGGFTWGSIYLKWAYDSK, encoded by the coding sequence ATGACTAAAATCTCAGCAGCAATTACCGCTGTGGGCGCATACGTTCCAGAATATGTGTTAACTAATGATATTCTGGCAACAATGGTCGATACAAATGACGAGTGGATTACCACTCGAACGGGTATAAAGGAACGTCGCATTCTAAAAGAAGAAGGACAAGGAACCTCCTTCTTGGCAATAAAGGCAGCTCAAGATTTGTTAAATAAAAAAAATCTTGACCCAGCAGAAATTGATATGGTTATCGTAGCAACCGCTACACCAGATATGCCTGTGGCCTCCACTGCTGTATATACAGCAACGCAAATAGGGGCTGTAAATGCGTTTGCATTTGACCTTTCTGCAGCTTGCTCCAGTTTTTTATATGGAATGTCTACAGCTTCTAGTTACATCGAGTCTGGTAGATATAAAAAAGTTTTATTGATAGGGGCAGATAAGATGTCCTCAATAATTGATTATACAGACAGAACCACGTGTATCATTTTTGGTGATGGTGGTGGTGCCGTACTTTTTGAACCTAATGAGGAAGGTCTTGGTTTGCGAGATGAGTATTTACGCTCAGACGGAATAGGGCGTGATTTCCTTAAAATAGATGCTGGAGGAAGTATCTTACCTACCTCGCAAGAAACATTAGATAATAAACAACATACGGTATTTCAAGATGGTAAAACCGTCTTTAAATTTGCAGTGTCAAATATGGCAGATGTAAGCGATAAAATTATGAAACGCAATAACCTTACTGGTGAAAGCGTGGACTTTTTAATAGCGCATCAAGCCAATAAACGAATTATAGATGCTACTTCCAGAAGGATGGAACTTGATGAGGACAAAGTTCTTATCAATATTCATAAATATGGAAATACGACATCAGCAACCTTACCACTGCTGATGAGCGACTATGAGAAACAATTGAAAAAAGGAGATAATATCATATTTGCTGCCTTTGGCGGCGGATTCACTTGGGGTTCAATTTACCTCAAATGGGCATATGACTCTAAGTAA
- the accB gene encoding acetyl-CoA carboxylase biotin carboxyl carrier protein, translated as MDLKEIQNLIRFVAKSGASEVKLEMDDVKITIKTGDDEKAATTILQQMPAMQPMQAAAPVAQAPAASAPAPAAEAAAPAEDDNSKYITVKSPIIGTFYRKPAPDKPTFVEVGKQIAEGDVLCVIEAMKLFNEIESEVSGTIVKILVDDSSPVEFDQPLFLVDPS; from the coding sequence ATGGATTTAAAAGAAATTCAAAACTTAATCAGATTTGTTGCAAAATCTGGCGCTAGTGAAGTAAAACTAGAGATGGATGATGTAAAAATCACTATCAAAACTGGTGACGACGAAAAAGCCGCTACTACTATTTTACAGCAAATGCCAGCCATGCAACCTATGCAAGCAGCAGCTCCAGTAGCCCAAGCTCCAGCAGCAAGTGCTCCAGCTCCAGCAGCAGAAGCAGCCGCTCCAGCAGAGGATGATAATTCAAAATATATCACTGTAAAGTCTCCTATCATTGGAACATTCTATAGAAAACCAGCACCAGACAAACCAACATTTGTAGAAGTTGGTAAGCAGATCGCAGAAGGGGATGTACTTTGTGTAATTGAGGCAATGAAACTTTTCAACGAAATTGAAAGTGAAGTTTCAGGTACCATCGTAAAGATTTTAGTGGATGATTCTTCTCCAGTAGAATTTGATCAACCATTATTTTTGGTAGATCCATCATAA